The sequence GTACGACggtattacaataattattgtgacaacATACTATTCATTGTCGGTttatgaagagaaaacaacCAAAGCATTATCCTATTGGAGTCTGAGAAAGAAATAGCATCGAAAGGAGTCAGTCAATCCCAATCATTCAAAGGGTGTATAGCTCTACTCAGTAGATAAATATTGCAATCCGTTGGATAAAGGCAACCAAAAGTTAACCAGTCATCAAgtggatggtgatttatccaCCGTGTAGTGCCATTCACCATTTGAACAAGTGAGACCggctttgttttcttgcagCTGGAGCTGGCTGTTAATTAGTAGGTAGCCTATTTGGTGTTAGCTCATTAAATTGACACTCCTTCCTTCATTAGCCTGTCCTCAGCCTAAGTATTTTATTGTAGTCCTAACAAAGAGGGGACCTTCCCTCTTCAAGTTGGATGCTGGCTACTCATCTGTACTTTTCTTCCTGTTTGCTGCACAGCTCACTGCTGTGTAGTTTCCTGAGTAACTCGCTACTACAGAAATTTGGCACTGCACCTGTgtgacaaaaaattaaagaattgtGATTAAATATGGAAATGAAAGAACTGTTATTTTCCCTTTACCATTTTCATTGTTTCTGTGACAGTTGAATGGTTAGCACAAAATTAAATATAGTCACCTGTAATATTCAGCTTTGAATTTAACCCAGAGTGGTAATTCTGGATCATAACAGAAATAGCTGCTAAGGAATTCCCAAGTTTGGGTTTTGGTTTTCAAGTGTtgtctgttttgttttcagtgcTCTTTGGGACATTGAAACTGGACAGCAGACCACAACATTCGCTGGCCACACAGGGGATGTAATGAGCTTATCATTATCTCCTGACAGCAAGTCTTTTGTCTCAGGGGCTTGTGATGCATCAGCAAAGGTATCTTTTCTAGTTCTCATGTGATGAAACACTGTTAcagtagagcagttttcaaatgactgtcgaaagtaattacgtgattgccatTGCTATTCTTAGTGATTGGcataaaagagtcgcgccagtttttcaaccaatgagaagcaaaaccaaaatcaatcgcaccatgtacgcgtgattttcccCACACTTTGcacgagttacatgtaattgctaggaattgtgattggttcatggcgctgttcgttcctgtgttgattggtcagagtaattgctttggttttggtttttcgacagccatttgaaaacagctctaTGCTACCTCGAATGTGTTATTTAGTATAAATTgtcttttgtttcttgaaaaccCTCAAAATGCAGGAGTTCACATAGACCAAAGAAGATCTTATCCTAGTTTTTGCCACAAGGGGCAACTGAGAGTAACTGGTTCTAATTATCAGACAATACTAGTGAGCTTCTGCATTACCCCTGGCAGTATGTTACTGCTATCCATTAAAACACTGGGCAGAGAGAGATGGCATGGAGTGAAATTTCTTGCTCAAACAAACGGTGCAATGTCTGGATAACAGCACCTTTGCAACTCCATAACAACAGGCCCACTTGTTGGATTTATGCTTCTATGAAAGtgtaaatttttgaaaagtagATGTCACTTCATGAAGTGTGGTTAATGGTTATTGTACCTCTGCTTTGATTTCAGCTATGGAGCATACATGATGgcatttgtaaacaaacattcaCTGGACATGAGTCAGATATTAATGCAGTAGTGGTGGGTTACAAAACATTTTCTCTGCAGTCGTTCATAACTTCTTTAGAGAACTCCTTTATTTTGACTCCAAATAGTGGATGAGCGGAAGCCTAAAGGAACATGTATTTTCTTGCATCATGGCAACTTTTAATGGGGTGGACAGAGAGTGAAGATGAGATCCTTGGAGACATTTTCTCTTTGAATTTAATGCAGTTTAATGTAATTTAATGGAGTTGACAGCCACCAAGAGGGTTTGTGTTCCCTTGAGTGTCTGCAGAATTATTAGGCACTTGCCTATGTCAATGTTTCTTCTTGCCCAGCAGTGTTTTATGAGGCACTTTCCCCAGTGCATCCAACAGGGGTCTTGTTGTATCCATTCACGCACCTGTGGCACTGCACGCTTTAAGCTAGCTCGTGTTTGTTGTAGTGCCGTTCTGCATTCAGGGATAGTTTCTGGgacatctccccaccccaaactATCTTCCCTTGTTTCCACTAGATATACTGTAGATATAATTGATGAAGTTGCTAATGCgatgtttattttgttttagtattttccCAATGGTTCTGCATTTGCCACAGGCTCTGATGATGCAACCTGTCGGTTGTTTGACATCCGCGCTGATCAAGTAAGTCTAAAAACCTTGCATTCGATAAGATGTGATTACATAATTTATATAGTTTGAATGCTAATGTTACTGCTTTTTCTAAAAATGGCGTTTGAAAAGGatcaatttctttttaatagtGATGTTTCAAGGGGTATTTGAAAAAGCTGGAAAGCTCGATGGTTGGCCCAATGTAGTTCTCTGTTCATTCGTTTGTCTTTCGCTTTTTGCTTTCCAGAGCAAAATAACTGAAATACAGTTTCACCCTGTTCAAAAATTTGAATTATTTGAGAAGAACAGGAGCAGAGTATCTGACTTTATTCCTTGCCTAGAAAGGAAAAAGCGTTTTGAAATAGTATATCAGAATATAAAGTACGTCAATTTTCATAAGCCAATTCCCTCAAGGCTTTTAGGTCCTCTTTATATTTTTCCGTTTGGGATTGTGACTGTAATTTCTGGGCCCTGTCACTTGGTGTAGCAGCAGTAAACACgtgacaaaatttaatgttggcTTATGTTTTTCTAGGAACTCATGGTTTATGCGCACGACAACATCATCTGTGGAATAACGTCAGTAGCTTTCTCAAAGAGTGGCCGTCTGCTATTGGcgggctatgatgattttaaCTGTAATGTGTGGGACACATTGAAGGGCGATCGTGCAGGTGTCCTTGCTGGTCACGACAATCGTGTAAGCTGTCTGGGTGTCACTGAAGATGGGATGGCAGTGGCCACAGGAAGTTGGGATAGTTTCTTGAAGATCTGGAACTGAACATCTCTGTATGATCATCTTTTTCCCCTTAGAGAAAAGTTTTAGTgtttatattttatatattgCAATTTAAGTTGTGGTGCTGATTGCACCCGGCAGGGTGTACACACTTGTGTTCGTTTACTCCATCAACTGAGTCAGTGTGTTTTCATCTTCTACTATGAAGACAAAAGTACTAGGAATACCCCTCTTACATTTACCAAAACGACATTCAGGCCACACTGTATTGCAAAAACTGCCTTATCTAGATTTGTGCCTTCAAATGTTGTGCATTGTAATGAAAATCGAGaatgtaaaaagaaagaatCTAAAAAATTGCTCCCTATCTAACTAGTAGATTTTACCGTACCATTTAGAATTTGAAAGCAAATTGTCGTGTGATTTATGTTTTGAGTTGATTCCAGTAAAAGGCTATTTCTCTTGGCAGAAATAAAGGTTCTAAGAATATTAAAGTACAATGAAGAAAGGTTACTGCCCATTTGAACTGTTAATGAGCAagagttttcctttttctgttctTTGTATTTGTTCTCCTGCAGTTTCTGTAATTGTGAATATTATAGTAATattgacataataataattgtgataaAATGATGCGAAGTATATAAAAATGAACTCCTACTCAGCAGACTGGCTTTAGGATTGAATTTGGGTAGATTGTCAGTGATCGCAAACTCTCCTCACAGTCCAtcctttttttcattaattttaaatgTAATGCATTTTTAGTTATCATCAGTTTGCTATCCAAGATTTCAATGAAAGTTAAAGAAAGCTGACACTCAAATGACAGTGGAATATCTTGTTCAATCTTGTCCATTCTTGCAAGACTTAAAACAGTCTTCAAGATATGAATTAGGAATTTGACCCTTTATCTGTGCATGTTTGACTGACAGGTGAAGTTTCAATTGAATTTGCATTAGATTCTCATCAGGGTTGAACAGAATTCTCCCAGTTCAACATTTCAAGCTTTAGGTCTGCAGTCGTATAGTAGTAGCTAAGCAATAATTGATAGGGTTTGTAACTGTAAGAGCAGGTAGAGAAAGCTGTAATTTCTGTCTGGAGCCGACTTTGCATTGCATTGTGAAATGTGAGACAATAAAAATCTATTCATCAGTGTTAACATGGCTACTGTCAACACCAATGTgaatcccgggggggggggggcgggcaACTCCTATGTggagacggggatgctcgtcggaaattttgaatttaacccctaaaggagaccatctgggcgtggttcaagctttttgtgacccaaGGGGACCAATCTGAgcgtggcttaagcaaattttgaccacAAAAAGAGACCgctcaaaaaaagaaagaaaatttgacttctgtttctcttcgcgtaattctgtgtttcttcgcggaaccctaagcgagaccttggcggcttaaaatattggcgctttgcccggaacaccctaagagagaccaaaatccaaaatatacacccctaagcgagacgacgagcatttCCGTCTGTTTTATATATGAGTTCCACCCCCCGGATGTGAATTAAACAGTTTTGGACTCTGGCCCTTTTCTTCTGTCGTTTAGTCCTCCCGAAAAAAGAGGGCAGGCATGGGCTCTAGCTAATACCCTTGGAATAGATAGCTATATTCACAAAGCACTTTGCATGAGGTAACACATGATACTTAAACGTTCGCACCCTTTATTCTAGTTAAGAAGTTAAGGTCGCATATATGGCAGAAGCCTAGAAATTCCTCTCATCTTCTTTGGGTCCTCGTTTTCTCAAACAGTCTTGTGTTGGGGGTAGGATCTAAATTGCGCGTCTCAGCCAATGAACATACAACAACTTGAATAAGATGTTTTATTTATGATTCAGTTGAAAAGATGAATACTTCGTGGAAgctttaaatcattttgaacTTTGTTGCACGGCGGAAAGTGAATAGTCATTCCACGAACGAGTGGTTGTCATCTGCACCTTAATTACGGATATCACGCTTTAAAAGCACTTGAAAATCGTGAAGGAACCTGTTTTCAAGTGCATTTCTTAAAGGTTTATGTCACGTTATGTTTGTATCAAAGGTTAACATTAAAATTGCATTAGATGGGATAAACTTACTCGTGCTTTTCACAACGAAGGTACTAATTACAGTTTAAACTTTATTTAACATTGTTAACGAGTGGTATTGTTTGGTGACGCgtgtaaaaacaaataatgttTGTTTCGTAGCGTTGTGGTGTGGCCGTTTAGCGTTTGTAGCATTCTGTCAAGCGGTATGCCACTTTCACGCAAGCGCGTGCCTACGTTGGGCGTATGTTGTACTGGTAGCCTTGGTGTTAGGGCGTTCTGTTCGAGCAACGTAGAGTTTCtctccccccctccccccccaggCCCCCTGTGTGCCGGTTAGGGCCTTTTCCTTGGATTTCATTTAACACCCGCTTAGAATCTGGCCTCAGTGTAACGGGTGTGATTGTTGGGCTGAGCGCAAGGGgcgctcgtggctgggttgcggttTGGTAGCCTTGTGGGTGTTCTCCTGCCTTGGGGTGTGATTACGGGTTGCACCCCCGCTCGCCCCTAGGCACCCCACCTCCTCTAGTGACCCCGGTGTTTACTTCGGATATCAACTAAATCCTTAGTTAGTCAAATGGAGAACCACTGTGGTTACGTTGTTCCTTTGCGGCCGAGTTATGATGCCCAAAGTAAACTACTGAAAAGTACGACCAATAGACTTTCTGTTTACTTGATCTTAGCCTCAGCAAAGGTAATTCTAAGATTCTAGCTCCATGATGTCTTTATAGACAGAGATGACTACACACATTGtacaattcttggttttcacccaCGTGACGTTAAATTGACCACGTGAGACAACCGCCATGTTGGAGCCCCTCGCAAAAAGGGAAGAGAGAAGAACCCAGGAACGTGCACAAGGTGCACGAAATTTACTCTTATCGTGCTCTCTGCAGCGCTCGTTGAGTCACCCCTGTAAACAACTTCCATGCAACATTACCAGTTGATCATTTATTACCTTCTccgtctaaaaaaaaaaacaaaaaaattaaaacatatTCCTCCATAGTTTCCTAAAGTTAGAAGGTTGTCAAGttcagtacattttttttttgttttcttgtttgatTTCTTCCAGTTCACTCCAGAGGTCTTCGGAATTTCTCTCCAGCATATTTGGCCCCAGCTCCAAGCTCCTCCTCAATTCTATCAAAGCAATGGGAAAGATCCACGTTAAAGGAACGTATCTCGCTGTAAGAACCTGTGACACTTTTTCCTTGTTCCGTTCACGCGTGCTGGATTTTTGTTATTGGTTACTGGTCTCTTGGTTTGTTTGATTTAAGCTATTCACGATCTTCACGGGTTCCTACATCGAGTATGAGCCCGTCTAAGTGACGGTAGGTTTCACGGGTGTTACAAAGGGGAAGAAAATATTCAACGGACATCGCTTTATTTTCTTGATGAAGAGATtgcgaagctgacgtttcgagcgtttggccttcgtcagagctaacgatcgaaacgtcaactttggTTCTCTCTTCTCTGTGGAAACTGAACCTCATAAACTTGTTTGTCGCAAAATTTTAGTGTCTCTCATCCGCACTGACGCGTCACCGCAGTTTCTTTGGCAACTTAACCACAACATCGTCCAAAAACTATTTTTAAGTTTCATTACTGCGATATTCAACCACCGCGACCAACCACATCCTCCGCAACTAGTAAGACGCCGAAAACCACAATGCCAGCTCTAAAGCATTTCATTCCTTAAATCTGAAACTGGCCTGTTTCAACAAAGTGACGAATTTGGTCCACGGCGGAACCGCTCACTCTCGGAGACACCTCAGCTTTTCAGTCTTAAGTGTCAATTCAACCAATATCAACTAGTTTGCAACTATTCTTTGCCTACCACTTTTATACAGAAACCAGCTCCTTCATTCGCTCACTTCAACGTTCCGTGACCTCAAGAAGGCAAGTAAAACTTAACAATATGTATTTACCTGACCAGCTGATTATACTTGGCTAAACGTTCGGACCTGCAGGGAGCTCCAGTCTTGATCTAAGGAAAAGAAAGCATAAATTAAGCTCAATTTAAAAGGGCAcggccaggggcctgtttctagaaagtcccgagaacttttcgggcccgagaCGCCAGTTGTCATACTGCAATCCActtcttttgaaaagctgatcttttaacatgtgtTAATGTAAGATAAAACAAGATGATTGTAAAGTCTGCTGGCTTAGAACCTCGTCGATATCAAGGGAATTGCAGCACCcaaaataggcccgaaaagttaaGGGACCGTTGAGAAACGGACCCCAGGCTCGCGCATCCTCTTGTAGAGAGAGCTCTTAGTTATGTAAGTGAAAGAAAACCTCCCACTGCTCTAAACAAGGAAACTAGCGGACCAGACTAGTTCGAATGCCCTTAAGACTAAGCTAAAGGAGAGTAATGGGAACAACCCAAATAAATTCGGCTGCTGAGACTGAAAACATATTGAGATCTTATCAAAGatatgttatatgaagtgcggtgtttgaaatcaaatgaagatatgtgcgaggatcatatcttcatttgatttcaaacaccgcacttcatataacatatgtgtttgaaatcaaatgaagatatgtgcgaggatcatatcttcatttgatttcaaacaccgcacttcatataacatatctttcatacgacattcctttcacgggaaaacatgagcccaacaaactGACCtcctctcaactgtgtgacttcgtagctcagttggttagagcactgcaccggcatcgcagaggtcatgggttcgaatcccgttgagtcacctgaatttttcaggttcatgagataattgcttaaattgtccagcaagtgcgaggatcatatcttcatttgagatCTTATCATTATCGATTCTCATTGTTTGTATCATGAATAAACCTGTTTCCAGAACGAGTGTATttaaactgcccattttgcatgggctatagactaaCCAAAATGGTCGatatttaaaatggtctcatttctcgaatattcggtGTTTTTTTGACTCAAAGTAGTTAAAATTACCTCGTCAATTTTAAGCCTTCACAGATTGATTATCAGCGAATAATCAgccataaaaattataaattattgattGACAAAAGCGCTAACGACTCTAGACATTATTTGCAAAACACTTAAAATAATTGAACCAAAGTTGCAATGTTATCTGGAATATCACAATCAAAATTTCATAAATGATGATTATGTGCCTTCATTTTTCAGAGAGGATTTCTCGGTGGGTCGGTTGGTAAAAGATGAGCCACGAAGGGTTCCCTGTTCCTACCTGTCCTGTGCACAATCCCACGACAAGATCTGCAATAAATGTGTCCTCGGTTTCTCCGCTGCGGTGACTGACCATAACTCCCCAGCCACTACTTTGCGCCAGTTTGCATCTGGAAGGCAAAGACAAAACATCTGCTCTGAAAATCGCGCTCGTTCCCTTACTTAAGCTGCTCTTTGAAATTTACGACCAATCCAGATAATTCACTCCCTGCAATGAGCCCTGGACAGCACGCCATCGACCTTTTTTGGGACACCAAGATGCAAAGCGCTGATTAAGTATTCAGTTCTAAACACCGATCTTAATGAAAATCGTCTTAAGTAATTCGCCTTCTGGAGAAGTACATATTGACTGTTTGCCACCATCTTGATTTAAGTTCAAACTACTAATTTGGAATTCAGGCCTAAATGCTAAATTTCTGGATGATTCAGGGATTTAAAGGCTATAAAGTATCAGTGGCTAAATGGCTAGAGTATTTcggtcttttctttttcttttctaaagtcTTCAAGGATAAGGACAATAAGCTGTGGGCTCCGCCTCATGATAATACTTGGGAGCTTAAgaaaacacgacgtcgacgagaGCGAGaaggtcatctgaaaatgtaacttcgcgtttctgcaatcatttctcaattatttgaAGTCATCACGCTTGCACAATGTGTGCCAGCTATCCcggaatagctgttattacagttaccagcggtcttgacacacaaacgaggctaatgggtcatttcccattgtattgaccccttagcctcgtttgcatgcagttgtgaacaaaagaaattttgtctgcgggctcaactgtaataacagctattaaattggaaccagcacttCAGAgataaaaagtcaaaattcaacatttgtcatcatatggtcccgtcgtccacacaactgcaaaacaggtcatttgacgtcgtggaaagaacgagaacgtctgcgaaatgtcaaaaaatgaaaaatgcacgtgcaaagcgtgcaatacaattgtttttcatcgtcaaatatgcaatttTATGACGTTCTTGATGCCGtcgtcgtcatggttgcttaagctcaAGCTCCCTAATGTGCAACGTTTATGATCACATAAACTGGAACAGAACCGCAGGGGATTataatgtggctaaatgtaattcaCTTTAGGCTAGGTTGATCTCGAGTCAATGCGTCCAACGATCTTCTCGACTGACATGCGGGGTGGCCGCAAGCTAAGGGTATGCAATGCCACGTTCTTGCGTATGAGCTTTAGTCCCCATATTTGCAGTTGCCTGCTCTGCTAACCATTGTGTATCACTGCCTTGGATGGTTAGGCACTGAGGTTTATCACGTATGAGGAAACAGCCTTAACTGAAGTCGAAAGAGACGAACATTAAGACACAGATGTGTAGCTATTTTGGATTGTTTCTACTGCAATCTTCAGTATACAGTTTTTTCATTATCAGCCATGGACCGCACCCGTTCGTACGCGCCCGCCCGTAGGCAGATATATAAACAGTTGACTCACGCTTCGATGGATTCCGACACTGATCCAATCTGGTTGACCTTCAGAAGCAAACAGTTGCAGGCCTTTTTCTCAACAGCAACTTTGATCCTACAATTCAAAGGGAAAGGCAAAAAGGATGAATAAAACTTATCCTTATTAATTCTGAGATCGAAATATCATCCTCGCCAAGCAAACAACTTGAGCAATTGCATCAACTGGACTCAAGGCCACGACTCTTTGACTGGCTGCACAACATTGCGCTATCAAGCCATACATGTCGCACCAGCATTTTTGCGCACGCTagaattttgagcaaaaataaGATTTTTTTCAGTCTAATATCGTTATTGCAAAAAGCAAGACTCAACACTTACCGTTTTGGATTGGTGACAGTTAGATCATCTCTGGCGAGATAAAAGTGAAGTAATTCATTAGAAAAGAAGTTGCAGTACCACAGTGTTTGCCCCTTCTCTTAGGGCATAAGCAATTTAAAAACTAAAGAACCATTTGTAGATGACATAACTTAGAAGGTACAACTcttggaaatggaaggaaagaATTTGAAAGTTACTACTGGTAAGGGACAGATAGTTGACTGCCTGACAAGTGAGCTTGAGTTGAATTCATGAAAACCACTTATCCACAGGACTTCAAAAGGTGGCATCCACAGGCAGCCCATGTTCTTGGCGAATGGGTAacgcttttgaaaaaaaatcacgCGAACCCCAACGAGGAAACTTTGAAAACAAGGAAAGGCACACCCCAATCTCACCCCTTTGGAAGACATCCGTTGTCTTGGTAGCCTGCGTGGCCGGCGTAATcggggaaggggaaggggagCGAGGGAGGCGAGAAAAAATGAGGGGGATTTTTTTCTCGCCTTCCTCGctccccttccccttccccgATTACGCAGGACACGCAGGCTATTGTCTTGAAGGGATGACTTTTTCGATTTTTGATCTGAGTGCTCCCCGGACCCTCCGATTTCTAGTTCGGAGACTCCACCACTTATTTATAGGAGATTCGAGGCAGCACAATTCAAAGGTTCATGTGGCTCTTTATGTCAGCAATAATTTTACAGCAGAGCGTCCATGAATCATTAGATCTATTAGCGTACTGCAGTCAAGCTCATACAGTTGTTAACTATTTTTTACGTGATGAGCTCCTCCTATAGAACGTCATGGGTTTTCACTCGTAGAAGAGCGTGCCAATTCTAACCCACGCTGTATTCCTCCAGCATACAGGAACCCCAAACACAAACACCGATAAGTACTGCAGCTTACATCAcgtttttcaaatattgaatGTGCATCTAATTGGTGCATTTCTGGACAGATGTGATGTCATGTTAGCACACATGTAGAGACCACCGTATGAGCGCTGAAAGTTTAGGATTCATTCCCAGTCTCCAGTCTGTACATTCAGTATCTTACCCAACTATTTGGATTTCCACTTTTTGAGTCAAAGCTGACCATGCATCCCAGTGATCTTGATCAAAGGCATCTTCAATTGAAAcaactaaaagcaaataaaaggaATGTGTATTTTTAATATAATGAATTCAACACATGAATCTCCATTCGCAAGTTACTTTAGAAATGTGATGTGAggggagggggggaggggggggggtgaaaAACTTTCTTATGACATAGCATGAGGGAGAAAGGAACCTTTCCTGAAACTGGCTCAATCCACTGTCctcattatttataaatcatTGTAACCACTCCCTAAAGTACTCAGAGAGAACATACTTACCTGGATAACCAGCAATAAATTCTTGATACATCTCAGACAACTGATCACCAGTGATCTGAAGAAATAGAATGCAAAAGAGTGAATTCAGGGGAATGCTATTTAAAAAACCCAAAGTAACCAGTGGAGAAAAGCTGTATTTTGCTTGCAATGCTTACAATAATTGAGACTCTTTAATCTTGATTGTAGACATTAGTGGTTTTAAAAGTCAAACAATGGCAATGTCAGGAAACAAAGAATGGACTGCTATAAGAGCAAAGATTTGACCCAGTTACTGTTTCCTAAACTTggattttttaatatatttctcCTAACAATCACTATCATTTTTCTGCAGCTCctttgcacaataataattcatagataataataatattacaatcAATCTACAAACCCATTTTGCAGGATCTGATTGTGGGTTCTTGAAGTCCAAATCATATTTTCCATCCTTGTAAAATTCTgttggaaagaaaaaatgacCTCAAGTGTTATACAATATTCTACTTTCATTTCAAACACAATTCCTTAGGTGAATTTTGGGGGAAAGTTGTTACAGAAAATTTTCTAACAAACAAATTTAATAAAGCCATTTTTCTAAGGTACTTTTCCCTTCCCTCTTTCTGTCATTATAAGGTAAACCTATTGCCCTATTTTCCCCCTCAAAGTTTCTCTGAAAAGGCTTTAAAAAAAGCAgtcatttaattttaaaaaagtcttttggaactttgattctattattatgcaaaacttgagcgacattttcccattgttttgtacaccaatatggctgtctcatcacgtgagtgaaaaccaagaatagggagcttaagcacccACATTTCTGGAGCCACAGACGACCAGCTGAAGTAACTTGTTTTCCTCCATAACTCGTcttcacaccaccacatttCTATGTTTTAGCATCTTTTTAGTTGTAGAGACGATTAATTGGAAATATGAGAGAGATCACCGCTCTGATATGTAAAGTGTTCACTTCCAGTTTCCGTCTCTGGCTCAAAAATGTTCTTTGCTTAAGCACTCTAAAAGTAATTTACGAACAACATGTTGGGAGCTTATTCCAGTTTCATCAACATGAAGCATTGagagcataataataatattattattcctccTCCCTGGATGGGGTTCTAGTCAGTCACAAggttacccccccccccccctccactGTATGTCACTGGTACTCATTACTACTCCTGAATACTGAGTGACCACATTGAGTAAAGGTTCttgtctaaaaaaaaacaacacaatgaCAGGCCAGGTAAAATGCTTAAGCTACTACATCATGTCTTTCTCATTATATAGACTCCAGCCTTTAAGGTCACTCAAGTCTGTTGAATCAATGTCTTACCTGAAGCAGCAACATCCATACCAATTTTAATCTTTCCAGTGTAGCCTGCATTTTCAATGGCAACCTTCAGCAACTCTAGCCCTATCAATTAGATGCAAAATTATTTAGGAAATTCCTCTCTACTGTATTGtccaaagtaataataatattaatctgTAAGCAG is a genomic window of Acropora muricata isolate sample 2 chromosome 8, ASM3666990v1, whole genome shotgun sequence containing:
- the LOC136926957 gene encoding guanine nucleotide-binding protein G(I)/G(S)/G(T) subunit beta-1 isoform X2 is translated as MRTRRTLRGHLAKIYAMHWATDSRNLVSASQDGKLIVWDSYTTNKVHAIPLRSSWVMTCAYAPSGNYVACGGLDNICSIYSLKTREGNVRVSRELPGHTGYLSCCRFTDDNQILTSSGDMTCALWDIETGQQTTTFAGHTGDVMSLSLSPDSKSFVSGACDASAKLWSIHDGICKQTFTGHESDINAVVYFPNGSAFATGSDDATCRLFDIRADQELMVYAHDNIICGITSVAFSKSGRLLLAGYDDFNCNVWDTLKGDRAGVLAGHDNRVSCLGVTEDGMAVATGSWDSFLKIWN
- the LOC136926957 gene encoding guanine nucleotide-binding protein G(I)/G(S)/G(T) subunit beta-1 isoform X1, translated to MQQSQSHGQNEIEALRQEAEILKAQIRDARKAVCDTSLSQVTQNIEPVGRIQMRTRRTLRGHLAKIYAMHWATDSRNLVSASQDGKLIVWDSYTTNKVHAIPLRSSWVMTCAYAPSGNYVACGGLDNICSIYSLKTREGNVRVSRELPGHTGYLSCCRFTDDNQILTSSGDMTCALWDIETGQQTTTFAGHTGDVMSLSLSPDSKSFVSGACDASAKLWSIHDGICKQTFTGHESDINAVVYFPNGSAFATGSDDATCRLFDIRADQELMVYAHDNIICGITSVAFSKSGRLLLAGYDDFNCNVWDTLKGDRAGVLAGHDNRVSCLGVTEDGMAVATGSWDSFLKIWN